A part of Pararoseomonas sp. SCSIO 73927 genomic DNA contains:
- the pcaC gene encoding 4-carboxymuconolactone decarboxylase, with product MFIALRGMTVHVRVEGPPGAPSLLMLHSLGTALAVWDPQAEAMARTHRVIRFDLRGHGLTSNDSAAEPARGSMAALAEDAFAVLDALGVGATHVAGISIGGRIAMEMAASRPDRILSLFLLDTALEFAPASNWEARIEAVRAGGVASVAEGVMARWVVDPALPSSRALRSMLLATPAEGYIGAAEALRDARAQPLLGRLSGPATVVVGELDQATPISAAEAIRDAIPGSDLIVLPGQAHIPTFEAAEAVTAALRTHLSPAPAGDALAAGLAVRKAVLGEAHVARSQAAATPLDAPFQDYITRNVWGQIWTRPGLPRHTRSLLTLAVTAALAREGEFGLHVRATRNTGVTPEEIAEVLLQVGAYAGVPVANHALKIAKEILAEMEKTA from the coding sequence ATGTTCATCGCGCTACGCGGAATGACGGTGCATGTGCGGGTCGAGGGCCCGCCGGGCGCACCGTCGCTTCTCATGCTCCACAGCCTCGGCACCGCCCTCGCGGTCTGGGATCCCCAGGCGGAGGCGATGGCGCGGACGCACCGCGTCATCCGCTTCGATCTGCGCGGACATGGTTTGACCTCCAACGATTCGGCAGCGGAGCCCGCCCGGGGCAGCATGGCCGCCCTCGCGGAGGACGCCTTCGCGGTGCTGGACGCGCTGGGGGTCGGGGCCACCCATGTCGCGGGCATCTCCATCGGCGGGCGTATCGCGATGGAGATGGCGGCCTCGCGCCCGGACCGCATCCTCTCGCTCTTCCTGCTCGATACCGCGCTGGAATTCGCCCCCGCCTCCAACTGGGAGGCCCGTATCGAGGCGGTGCGCGCGGGCGGCGTGGCCTCGGTTGCCGAGGGGGTGATGGCGCGCTGGGTGGTGGACCCCGCCCTGCCCTCCTCCCGCGCCCTGCGCTCGATGCTGCTGGCGACCCCGGCCGAGGGTTACATCGGCGCGGCCGAGGCGCTGCGGGACGCCCGTGCGCAGCCCCTGCTGGGTCGGCTGAGCGGCCCGGCGACGGTGGTGGTGGGAGAGCTGGACCAGGCCACCCCCATCTCCGCCGCCGAGGCGATCCGCGACGCCATCCCCGGCAGCGACCTCATCGTGCTGCCCGGCCAGGCGCATATCCCGACCTTCGAGGCGGCCGAGGCCGTCACGGCGGCCCTGCGCACCCACCTCTCGCCGGCTCCGGCCGGGGATGCGCTGGCGGCCGGCCTTGCCGTGCGGAAGGCGGTGCTGGGCGAGGCGCACGTCGCCCGGTCCCAGGCAGCCGCCACCCCGCTGGACGCCCCGTTCCAGGACTACATCACCCGCAACGTGTGGGGGCAGATCTGGACCCGCCCGGGCCTGCCGCGCCACACGCGCTCCCTCCTTACCCTCGCCGTCACCGCCGCCCTGGCGCGGGAGGGCGAGTTCGGCCTGCACGTGCGGGCCACGCGCAACACCGGCGTGACGCCGGAGGAGATCGCGGAGGTGCTGCTGCAGGTCGGCGCCTATGCCGGCGTGCCGGTGGCGAACCACGCGCTGAAGATCGCCAAAGAAATCCTGGCGGAGATGGAGAAGACAGCATGA
- a CDS encoding ABC transporter permease — protein sequence MPLDSPATKPAATAAQLRVEAMAAAARRRRRLQAALPWIIILGTFVVWEVICQAFQIPQFILPAPSAIAASMWKWWLPLLDNSWQTLMTTLIGFALAIVFGLLLGVAIGSSTLLYHGLYPLLIAFNSVPKVAVVPILVIWFGIGTVPAIITAFLISFFPIVVNVATGIATVEPELRDVLRALGARPTDIIRKVGLPRAMPYFFASLKIAITVAFVGSIIAETVAANKGIGHLMMLASSRFDVPLVFAGLIVTGVMGVIMYVVAVAIENRTTGWAMRGQDSGQVAVAGV from the coding sequence ATGCCGCTTGACTCCCCTGCCACGAAGCCGGCCGCCACGGCCGCCCAGCTCCGGGTGGAGGCGATGGCGGCCGCGGCCCGCCGCCGCCGGCGCCTTCAGGCCGCCCTGCCCTGGATCATCATCCTCGGCACCTTCGTGGTGTGGGAGGTGATCTGCCAGGCCTTCCAGATCCCGCAATTCATCCTTCCCGCCCCATCCGCTATCGCGGCCAGCATGTGGAAGTGGTGGCTGCCGCTGCTGGACAATTCCTGGCAGACGCTGATGACGACGCTGATCGGCTTCGCCCTCGCCATCGTCTTCGGCCTGCTTCTGGGCGTGGCGATCGGCTCCTCCACCCTGCTCTACCACGGGCTCTACCCGCTACTGATCGCCTTCAACTCCGTGCCGAAGGTGGCGGTGGTGCCGATCCTCGTGATCTGGTTCGGCATCGGCACCGTGCCGGCCATCATCACCGCCTTCCTCATCTCCTTCTTCCCCATCGTGGTGAACGTCGCTACCGGGATCGCGACGGTGGAGCCGGAGCTGCGGGACGTGCTGCGCGCGCTCGGCGCCCGGCCCACGGACATTATCCGCAAGGTCGGCCTGCCGCGGGCGATGCCCTACTTCTTCGCCTCTCTGAAGATCGCGATCACCGTGGCCTTCGTCGGCTCCATCATCGCGGAGACGGTGGCGGCAAATAAGGGCATCGGGCACCTGATGATGCTTGCCTCCTCCCGCTTCGACGTGCCGCTGGTCTTCGCCGGCCTCATCGTTACGGGGGTGATGGGCGTGATCATGTACGTGGTGGCCGTCGCGATCGAGAACCGCACCACCGGCTGGGCTATGCGCGGGCAGGATTCCGGGCAGGTGGCCGTCGCGGGGGTCTGA
- a CDS encoding ABC transporter ATP-binding protein, whose product MNGFERPFVEIDDVSMRYGGAEGTLALRHTSMRIGKGEFVAVVGPSGCGKSTLMRLVTGLWPCSAGSVIVAGKEVAGPLSIAGMAFQAPTMLPWRTILQNVMLPLEVVEPHRRRLRGERSMYEEKARKLLALVGLAGFEDKTPHQLSGGMQQRASLCRALIHDPQLLMLDEPFGALDVFTREELWEQLAEVCRILKPTVILVTHDLKEAVFLADRVLIMSARPGRIIAERRVPFERSRNLDITYGQPFQELIHELREHISAARRGEDVPAVQEAPHAA is encoded by the coding sequence ATGAACGGGTTCGAGAGGCCCTTCGTGGAGATCGACGACGTCTCCATGCGCTACGGTGGCGCGGAGGGCACGCTGGCCCTGCGGCACACCTCCATGCGGATCGGCAAGGGCGAGTTCGTCGCGGTGGTCGGGCCGTCCGGCTGCGGGAAGTCCACGCTGATGCGCCTGGTGACGGGGCTCTGGCCGTGCTCGGCCGGCAGCGTGATCGTGGCGGGGAAGGAGGTGGCCGGGCCGCTCTCCATCGCCGGCATGGCCTTCCAGGCGCCGACCATGCTGCCCTGGCGCACCATCCTGCAGAATGTGATGCTGCCGCTGGAGGTGGTGGAGCCCCACCGTCGGCGCCTGCGGGGCGAGCGCTCCATGTACGAGGAGAAGGCGCGCAAGCTCCTCGCCCTCGTCGGGCTGGCGGGGTTCGAGGACAAGACGCCGCACCAGCTCTCCGGCGGCATGCAGCAGCGCGCCAGCCTCTGCCGCGCGCTGATCCATGATCCCCAGCTGCTGATGCTGGACGAGCCCTTCGGCGCGCTCGACGTCTTCACGCGGGAGGAGTTGTGGGAGCAGCTGGCCGAGGTCTGCCGCATCCTGAAGCCCACCGTCATCCTCGTCACCCACGACCTGAAGGAGGCGGTGTTCCTGGCGGACCGGGTGCTGATCATGTCCGCCCGCCCCGGCCGGATCATCGCGGAACGCCGGGTGCCCTTCGAGCGGTCGCGCAACCTGGACATCACCTACGGCCAGCCCTTCCAGGAGCTGATCCACGAGCTGCGCGAGCACATCAGCGCCGCGCGGCGGGGCGAGGACGTGCCCGCCGTGCAGGAGGCCCCCCATGCCGCTTGA
- a CDS encoding rhodanese-like domain-containing protein, which translates to MPVEDISPEDSYEALRTDPETMLVDVRTDAEWNFVGIPDLSATGKQPVLIPWQLYPSMQVNGAFVEQLRRAGATPLTKLHFLCRSGARSLAAAQAAQAAGFPEAYNVADGFEGPVDGEGHRGRVAGWKASELPWRQR; encoded by the coding sequence ATGCCGGTCGAGGACATCTCCCCAGAGGACAGCTACGAGGCGCTGCGGACGGACCCCGAGACGATGCTCGTGGATGTCCGCACCGATGCCGAGTGGAACTTCGTCGGCATCCCCGATCTCTCGGCCACCGGAAAGCAGCCCGTCCTCATCCCCTGGCAGCTCTACCCTTCCATGCAGGTGAACGGCGCCTTCGTGGAGCAGCTGCGCCGCGCCGGGGCGACGCCGCTGACGAAGCTGCACTTCCTCTGCCGCTCCGGCGCGCGCTCCCTCGCCGCCGCGCAGGCCGCCCAGGCAGCGGGCTTCCCGGAGGCCTACAACGTGGCCGACGGGTTCGAGGGGCCGGTGGACGGGGAAGGCCACCGCGGCAGGGTCGCGGGATGGAAGGCGAGCGAGCTGCCCTGGCGGCAGCGCTGA
- a CDS encoding tripartite tricarboxylate transporter substrate binding protein — protein sequence MTMPGPMRRALVGAAFALALAPLPSLAQDAYPNRPIRMIVPFAAGGTTDLIGRLVGGEMSKRLGQPIVVDNRAGAGGNIGAEACAKAAPDGYTICMGTISSHAINPSIYPRIPFDNLRDFAPVALLGSQPNMLVVANNIPARTVPELIALMKQRPGQINYGSSGVGTSIHLAGELFSQLTGTTSVHVPYRGSGQIMTDMLAGTLPMAFDNFSSGWPHAREGRIRALGVGSLQRVPQAPNVPTIAESLPGFESVSWHGVFAPAATPPAVVARLNQEALAALGSPDVRARYEELGITAGTFSPDAFREFVAAETKRWGDVARRAEIRVE from the coding sequence ATGACCATGCCCGGCCCGATGCGGCGCGCCCTTGTTGGGGCGGCTTTCGCGCTCGCCCTCGCCCCGCTCCCCTCCCTCGCGCAGGACGCCTACCCGAACCGGCCGATCCGCATGATCGTGCCCTTCGCGGCCGGCGGCACCACGGACCTGATCGGGCGCCTCGTCGGCGGCGAGATGTCGAAGCGCCTGGGACAGCCGATCGTGGTGGACAACCGCGCCGGCGCCGGCGGCAATATCGGCGCCGAGGCCTGCGCCAAGGCCGCGCCGGACGGTTACACGATCTGCATGGGCACGATCAGCAGCCACGCGATCAACCCCTCGATCTACCCGCGCATCCCCTTCGACAACCTGCGGGACTTCGCGCCCGTGGCGCTGCTGGGCAGCCAGCCGAACATGCTGGTGGTGGCGAACAACATCCCCGCCCGCACCGTGCCGGAGCTGATCGCGCTGATGAAGCAGCGCCCCGGGCAGATCAACTACGGCTCCTCCGGCGTCGGCACCTCCATCCACTTGGCGGGGGAGCTCTTCAGCCAGCTCACCGGCACCACCTCGGTCCACGTGCCCTATCGCGGCAGCGGGCAGATCATGACGGACATGCTGGCCGGCACCCTGCCCATGGCCTTCGACAACTTCTCCTCCGGTTGGCCGCACGCGCGGGAGGGGCGGATCCGCGCCCTCGGCGTGGGCAGCCTGCAGCGCGTGCCGCAGGCGCCGAACGTGCCGACCATCGCGGAGAGCCTGCCGGGCTTCGAGAGCGTGTCCTGGCACGGCGTCTTCGCCCCGGCCGCCACCCCGCCCGCGGTCGTCGCCCGGCTGAACCAGGAGGCGCTGGCGGCCCTGGGCAGCCCGGACGTGCGCGCGCGCTACGAGGAGCTCGGCATCACCGCCGGCACCTTCTCGCCGGACGCCTTCCGCGAATTCGTAGCGGCGGAGACGAAGCGCTGGGGCGATGTCGCCCGCCGCGCGGAGATCCGGGTCGAGTAG
- the nth gene encoding Fe-S cluster assembly protein HesB, whose protein sequence is MPASASAQRGPREKLVEVHHRLCESFGCPIAYFHEHGPMDELVSSLLSHRTRNADSARAFRNLRDRFPDWEAVRDAPVEAVREALAPCTWPEAKAPALQRILAIITERRGSIELDHLADLPVPEAREWLESLPGVGPKTSAAVLSFSSLRRRALPVDSHHHRVAQRLGLIPASLSVGPSHRVLEAMLPAEWDAQQVYDNHEVLMLHGQRVCHFRSPACSRCVLLDLCPTGQARRAPESTLRQPAIPSHA, encoded by the coding sequence ATGCCCGCATCTGCCAGCGCCCAGCGGGGCCCGCGGGAGAAGCTCGTCGAGGTCCATCATCGGCTCTGCGAGTCCTTTGGCTGCCCGATCGCCTACTTCCACGAGCACGGGCCGATGGACGAGCTGGTCTCCTCTCTCCTCTCCCACCGCACGCGCAACGCCGACAGCGCCCGTGCCTTCCGCAACCTGCGGGATCGCTTCCCGGACTGGGAGGCGGTGCGCGATGCCCCGGTGGAGGCCGTGAGGGAGGCGCTGGCGCCCTGCACTTGGCCGGAGGCCAAGGCGCCGGCGCTTCAGCGCATCCTGGCGATCATCACGGAGCGTCGCGGGTCGATCGAACTGGACCACCTCGCCGACCTACCGGTGCCCGAAGCGCGCGAATGGCTCGAATCCCTTCCCGGCGTCGGCCCGAAGACGAGCGCGGCCGTCCTGTCCTTCTCATCCCTTCGCCGGCGCGCCCTGCCGGTGGACAGCCACCATCACCGCGTGGCGCAGCGCCTCGGCCTCATCCCCGCCAGCCTCTCGGTCGGCCCGTCCCACCGGGTTCTGGAAGCGATGCTACCGGCCGAGTGGGACGCGCAGCAGGTCTACGACAACCACGAGGTGCTGATGCTGCACGGCCAGCGCGTCTGTCACTTCCGCTCCCCGGCCTGCAGCCGATGCGTGCTGCTGGACCTCTGCCCGACGGGGCAGGCCCGGCGGGCACCGGAGTCGACGCTCCGTCAGCCCGCCATCCCTTCGCATGCGTGA
- the mtnA gene encoding S-methyl-5-thioribose-1-phosphate isomerase — MKINGTPYRSVWLDADGHSIRIFDQTRLPWAVEELVLSDEESVAAAIRSMQVRGAPLIGAVGAYGLAMALRRDPSIENLERSAAMLNETRPTAVNLKWALDRICAAVRNHPPERRADAAYAEAAAICDDDVETNRRIGEHGLELLQEIAARKKAEGRGDEPVRVLTHCNAGWIATVDYGTALSPIYQAHDAGMDVHVWVDETRPRNQGALTAWELGSHGVPHTFVTDNAGGHLMQHGMVDIVIVGTDRVTRNGDVANKIGTYLKALAARDNDIPFWVALPHSTLDMSVRDGLAEIPIEERSAAEVTATTGRLPEGGVGAIRVAPESSPAANPAFDVTPARLVTGLITERGRCEASEEGLSSLYPEKV; from the coding sequence TTGAAGATCAACGGCACGCCCTATCGCAGCGTCTGGCTCGACGCCGACGGCCATTCCATCCGCATCTTCGACCAGACGAGGCTGCCCTGGGCGGTGGAGGAGCTGGTCCTCTCGGACGAGGAGAGCGTGGCGGCCGCCATCAGGTCCATGCAGGTGCGCGGCGCCCCGCTAATCGGCGCCGTCGGCGCCTATGGGCTGGCCATGGCGCTGCGCCGCGACCCCTCCATCGAGAACCTGGAGCGGAGCGCGGCGATGCTGAACGAGACGCGCCCGACCGCCGTGAACCTGAAATGGGCGCTGGACCGCATCTGCGCCGCGGTCCGCAACCACCCGCCGGAGCGCCGGGCCGACGCCGCCTACGCCGAGGCGGCGGCCATCTGTGACGACGACGTGGAGACGAACCGCAGGATCGGCGAGCACGGGCTGGAACTGCTGCAGGAGATCGCCGCCCGCAAGAAGGCCGAGGGGCGCGGGGACGAGCCCGTGCGGGTCCTGACCCATTGCAACGCGGGCTGGATCGCGACGGTGGACTACGGCACCGCCCTCTCGCCCATCTATCAGGCGCATGATGCCGGCATGGACGTGCATGTCTGGGTGGACGAGACCCGGCCGCGCAACCAGGGCGCGCTGACGGCCTGGGAGCTCGGTTCCCACGGGGTGCCGCACACCTTCGTCACGGACAATGCCGGCGGGCACCTGATGCAGCACGGGATGGTGGACATCGTCATTGTCGGGACGGACCGCGTGACGCGGAACGGCGACGTGGCGAACAAGATCGGCACCTACCTGAAGGCGCTGGCGGCAAGGGACAACGACATCCCCTTCTGGGTCGCGCTGCCCCACTCTACCCTGGACATGTCGGTGCGGGACGGGCTGGCGGAGATCCCGATCGAGGAGCGCTCCGCCGCCGAGGTGACGGCGACGACGGGCCGGCTGCCCGAGGGCGGGGTGGGCGCGATCCGCGTGGCGCCCGAGTCGTCACCGGCCGCCAACCCCGCCTTCGACGTGACGCCCGCCCGGCTGGTGACGGGGCTGATCACCGAGCGCGGGCGCTGCGAGGCGAGCGAGGAAGGGCTTTCCTCGCTCTACCCCGAGAAGGTGTGA
- a CDS encoding UPF0262 family protein codes for MAEAALAAEATARDIVRIELGDSGPLPSPFAEADRQQAVADLLTGNRFLPAGLPPGPYALHLCLRDGRLVLDVRDQADMPLHAYALALGPFRRLIKDYGMVIEGHEQAVVEGAADARIQAIDMGRRGLHNEAAELLRERLEGRVELDFETARRLFTLVCALHQRI; via the coding sequence ATGGCTGAGGCGGCCCTGGCGGCGGAGGCCACCGCGCGGGACATCGTGCGGATCGAGCTGGGCGACAGCGGCCCCCTGCCATCCCCCTTTGCCGAAGCGGACCGCCAGCAGGCCGTGGCGGACCTGCTGACGGGCAATCGCTTCCTGCCCGCCGGCCTGCCGCCTGGCCCCTACGCGCTGCACCTCTGCCTGCGGGACGGGCGCCTGGTGCTGGACGTGCGGGACCAGGCCGACATGCCGTTGCACGCCTATGCCCTCGCGCTCGGCCCCTTCCGGCGGCTGATCAAGGACTACGGCATGGTCATCGAAGGGCACGAGCAGGCGGTGGTCGAGGGCGCGGCGGATGCGCGCATCCAGGCGATCGACATGGGTCGGCGCGGCCTGCACAACGAGGCCGCCGAGTTGCTGCGCGAGCGGCTGGAAGGCCGGGTGGAGCTTGACTTCGAGACGGCGCGCCGCCTCTTCACCCTCGTCTGCGCCCTGCATCAACGGATCTAG
- a CDS encoding DUF983 domain-containing protein: MSGQQAPPDPATATWRPAPAPSEAADGGARGTTMLGSVGRGIMNRCPNCGEGPVFAGFLRVAEECRVCRAPLGSLRADDAPPYIVIFLAGHLLIPPIFWIEKAYEPPMWLHMAVWLPLFAVVCTLLLRPVKGGVVGWMWKLGFAAPAGRDEASSPAPGPSRDG, from the coding sequence ATGTCAGGCCAGCAAGCCCCGCCCGATCCTGCCACCGCCACCTGGCGCCCGGCCCCGGCCCCGTCCGAGGCGGCGGACGGCGGCGCGCGCGGCACGACGATGCTGGGCTCGGTTGGCCGCGGGATCATGAACCGCTGCCCGAATTGCGGGGAAGGCCCGGTCTTCGCGGGTTTCCTGCGCGTGGCGGAGGAGTGCCGCGTCTGCCGCGCCCCGCTGGGCAGCCTGCGGGCGGATGACGCGCCGCCCTACATCGTCATCTTCCTCGCCGGCCACCTTCTCATCCCGCCCATCTTCTGGATCGAAAAGGCCTATGAGCCGCCGATGTGGCTGCACATGGCGGTGTGGCTGCCCCTGTTCGCGGTGGTCTGCACCCTGCTGCTGCGCCCCGTGAAGGGCGGGGTCGTCGGGTGGATGTGGAAGCTCGGCTTCGCTGCGCCGGCCGGCCGCGACGAGGCCTCCTCCCCGGCCCCGGGCCCCTCCCGCGATGGCTGA
- a CDS encoding aspartate/glutamate racemase family protein, producing MERRILVINPNRNAACTAGIAAAVAPYARPGHARFDTVQLDDGPDAITSWRDWYGVALPLCAAVQAEVADAYVIACVSDPGVEAVREVTSRPVLGPFRAAVLTALARADRFGVIAFVDASKERQRRVLLSLGVEASLVGSEALNLPMAALTDPEAPRAALLASGRRLREAGSPAVVLGCTGMASHRAFLEAELGIPVIEPCAAVAAQALLAAA from the coding sequence ATGGAACGCCGCATCCTCGTCATCAATCCCAACAGGAACGCCGCCTGCACCGCCGGGATCGCGGCCGCGGTGGCGCCCTACGCCCGCCCCGGCCATGCCCGGTTCGACACGGTCCAGCTGGATGACGGGCCGGACGCGATCACCTCATGGCGAGACTGGTACGGGGTGGCCCTGCCGCTCTGCGCCGCCGTACAGGCCGAGGTGGCCGACGCCTACGTGATCGCCTGCGTCTCGGACCCCGGGGTGGAGGCGGTGCGCGAGGTGACAAGCCGGCCGGTGCTCGGACCCTTCCGCGCCGCCGTGCTCACCGCGCTGGCCCGGGCAGACCGCTTCGGGGTGATCGCCTTCGTGGACGCCAGCAAGGAGAGGCAACGCCGCGTGCTTCTCTCGCTCGGGGTCGAGGCCAGCCTTGTCGGCTCGGAGGCACTGAACCTTCCCATGGCTGCCCTCACGGACCCGGAGGCGCCGCGTGCGGCGTTGCTGGCTTCTGGGCGGAGGCTGAGGGAAGCGGGCAGCCCGGCTGTCGTGCTCGGCTGCACTGGCATGGCCAGCCATCGCGCGTTCCTCGAGGCCGAACTCGGGATACCCGTCATCGAGCCCTGCGCCGCCGTGGCGGCTCAGGCCCTGCTCGCCGCAGCCTGA
- a CDS encoding N-carbamoyl-D-amino-acid hydrolase produces MTRRLTVAAAQLGPIQKAEGRDVSVGRMVRLMERAHRRGVEVVVFPELALTTFFPRWYEEDIAAADDWYEAALPSNQTAPLFEAARKFNIAFHLGYAEKTPDGRRFNTAGFFHPSGEMVLKYRKVHLPGHREYDPVRTVQHLEKRYFEVGDLGFPVVRAPVGGAGPVNLGMLICNDRRWPEAWRVLGLQSVELVMLGYNTPSLNQDNRGFEAHHLRVLHSHLSIQAGCYQNACFGVATAKAGTEDGHELFGHSIIVNPQGEIMAQATSWDDELITADLDLGMCELGRSTIFNFAAHRRVEAYGRITAQTGAEAPPEWVPSAG; encoded by the coding sequence ATGACCCGCCGCCTCACCGTCGCCGCAGCCCAGCTCGGCCCCATCCAGAAGGCGGAGGGCCGCGACGTCTCCGTGGGCCGGATGGTCCGGCTGATGGAGCGGGCGCACCGGCGCGGCGTGGAAGTGGTGGTCTTCCCCGAGCTGGCGCTGACCACCTTCTTCCCGCGCTGGTACGAGGAGGACATCGCCGCCGCGGATGACTGGTACGAGGCCGCGCTCCCCTCCAACCAGACCGCCCCGCTCTTCGAGGCGGCGCGCAAGTTCAACATCGCCTTCCACCTCGGCTACGCCGAGAAGACGCCGGATGGGCGCCGCTTCAACACGGCGGGCTTTTTCCATCCGTCGGGCGAGATGGTGCTGAAGTATCGCAAGGTGCACCTGCCCGGGCACCGGGAGTACGACCCCGTCCGCACGGTCCAGCACCTGGAAAAGCGCTACTTCGAGGTGGGCGACCTCGGCTTCCCCGTGGTGCGCGCCCCCGTGGGCGGCGCCGGCCCCGTCAATCTCGGCATGCTCATCTGCAACGACCGGCGCTGGCCGGAGGCCTGGCGCGTGCTGGGGCTCCAGAGTGTGGAGCTCGTGATGCTCGGCTACAACACGCCGAGCCTGAACCAGGACAATCGCGGCTTTGAGGCGCACCACCTGCGGGTGCTGCACTCCCACCTCTCGATCCAGGCGGGCTGCTACCAGAACGCCTGCTTCGGCGTGGCAACCGCCAAGGCCGGCACGGAGGACGGGCACGAGCTGTTCGGCCACTCCATCATCGTCAACCCGCAGGGCGAGATCATGGCCCAGGCCACCTCGTGGGACGACGAGCTGATCACGGCGGATCTGGACCTCGGCATGTGCGAGCTGGGGCGGAGCACGATCTTCAACTTCGCCGCCCATCGGCGCGTGGAGGCCTATGGCCGGATCACCGCGCAGACGGGAGCGGAGGCGCCGCCGGAATGGGTGCCCTCGGCGGGCTGA
- a CDS encoding amidohydrolase family protein, which translates to MSQPYDRVILGDLVLPDGVMKGGYVAVRGETVAAIGRGEPPPAVETEDQSGRLIFPGLVDGHMHTASSIGWPGIEGATLSAAAGGVTTCVDMPYDIPLPVTDATIFREKVEWLHRLAHVDVALYGTIRKDGGAEAIAPLAEAGACSFKFSTYEYDAVRFPRIEPGLMREAFAEIARTNLMVAVHNEDQELVVKLTAEAKAAGHTDPIWHCRTRPPLAENLANLAIFEIGLETGAHVHIAHSSLARGFDIAESFRRSGARSSGEGCLHYFCMTEEDIVRLEGFGKCNPPFRTAEEVERMWAALLAGKCAYISTDHAPWQRERKIYKGDIFALGAGLTGMQSFAPVMFTLLEERGLPLTLMAKYLAAEPARYHGLDPKKGSIAVGSDADLCVIERGSFTFDEARILDRPEFRHSAYHGRALRGRVAATYLRGRRIWDGEAVLAKPGEGRFVPRQHDRPVALA; encoded by the coding sequence ATGAGCCAGCCCTATGACCGCGTGATCCTCGGCGACCTCGTCCTGCCGGACGGGGTGATGAAGGGCGGCTACGTCGCCGTGCGCGGGGAGACGGTCGCGGCCATCGGCAGGGGCGAGCCGCCGCCGGCGGTGGAGACGGAGGACCAGTCCGGCCGCCTGATCTTCCCCGGGCTTGTGGACGGGCACATGCACACCGCCAGCTCCATCGGCTGGCCGGGAATCGAGGGGGCGACGCTCTCGGCCGCCGCCGGCGGGGTCACGACCTGCGTGGACATGCCGTACGACATCCCCCTGCCCGTGACGGACGCGACGATCTTCCGCGAGAAGGTGGAGTGGCTGCACCGGCTGGCCCATGTGGACGTGGCGCTCTACGGCACCATCAGGAAGGACGGCGGCGCGGAGGCGATCGCGCCGCTGGCGGAGGCCGGCGCCTGCTCCTTCAAGTTCTCCACCTACGAGTACGACGCGGTGCGCTTCCCCCGGATCGAGCCGGGGCTGATGCGGGAGGCCTTCGCGGAGATCGCGAGGACGAACCTCATGGTCGCGGTCCACAACGAGGACCAGGAGCTGGTGGTGAAGCTGACGGCCGAGGCGAAGGCGGCCGGCCACACCGATCCCATCTGGCATTGCCGCACCCGCCCGCCCCTGGCGGAGAACCTGGCCAACCTCGCCATCTTCGAGATCGGGCTGGAGACGGGGGCCCATGTCCACATCGCCCACTCCTCCCTCGCCCGCGGCTTCGACATCGCGGAAAGCTTCCGGCGCAGCGGCGCCCGTTCCTCCGGCGAGGGCTGCCTGCACTACTTCTGCATGACGGAGGAGGACATCGTCCGGCTGGAGGGCTTCGGGAAGTGCAACCCGCCCTTCCGCACGGCGGAGGAGGTGGAGCGGATGTGGGCCGCGCTGCTGGCCGGCAAATGCGCCTACATCTCCACCGACCACGCGCCCTGGCAGCGCGAACGCAAGATCTACAAGGGCGACATCTTCGCCCTCGGCGCCGGGCTGACGGGGATGCAGAGCTTCGCCCCGGTCATGTTCACCCTTCTGGAGGAGCGCGGTCTGCCGCTCACCCTCATGGCGAAGTACCTCGCGGCGGAACCGGCGCGCTACCACGGGCTCGACCCGAAGAAGGGTTCCATCGCCGTCGGGTCGGACGCGGACCTCTGCGTGATCGAGCGCGGCAGCTTCACCTTCGACGAGGCGCGGATCCTGGACCGGCCGGAGTTCCGGCACTCCGCCTATCACGGCCGCGCCCTGCGGGGCCGGGTCGCCGCCACCTACCTGCGCGGCCGCCGCATCTGGGACGGCGAGGCGGTGCTGGCCAAGCCCGGCGAGGGACGCTTCGTGCCGCGCCAGCACGACCGGCCCGTGGCGCTGGCATGA